In the genome of Methanosarcinales archaeon, the window AGATTCCATAAAAATATATTTTCCCATTTACCATTTAATTTGAAGAAGATACCTTAATACCATAAATCAAAAAAAAAAACAGCTACTTTAGCTGTCCTAATACTGTATACACTTCTTCGTGAGGGTGAACTACTATGCCTTCATTGGTAATATCATATGGATGGATTTTCTTGCTGTGGTCTGAACCACGCATCTTATAGATCTCCATACTTCGAACCCTGACATTCTCCACCCTCTTATAATACAGAGCAATTGTACCTTCAGTCACGAAATTCTCGACACCAAAACGGCTGGGATGGTTATCATCAACGATCTCACAGGTCATCAGGGATGTTAGTCCCAGTATCTCTAAGGTCGCAGCCAGTTTCAAGAGTTCAATACGAATCTTGGCTGGATCCTGGAGATAAAATCCAATTGATGTTGTGGTATCCACTACAGCCCTTTTAGCACCGATCTCTTCCTGGATCATAATAATCTGATCCATCATGGAACGCATGTCAAAGGGTCTTACATCAACATACTTCTCCTGGGAGGGGATGCCTATCTTTGTGGATGCAGCATCAATTATCGCCAATTTCCCTTCATCTTCAAGAGTTTTCAGGTCCCATCCGAACTCTAATCCATTAGCCCTAATATGTTCAGGTCGTTCTTCAGTTGCTACAAATATGCCGTTTTCGCCATATTTGGTAATCCCATTATATAAGAATTGAAGAGCAAGTATTGTTTTCCCGGCGCCAGAAGTACCTGATAGCAAATAAGTGAAATCACGTTTAAGGCCACCTCCACATAGCTCATCAAAACCTTCTACCCCGGTTGGAGCTCTGTCGATAAGGTCTGTTGAATTGAATTCACTGCCTTCCATTATTATTCATCCATTTATTTTTAATATCTTAATAAAATAAAGTTTAGTAAGTTTGTATAATTATCATCATAATTAGACATATATTTACCTATCGTTTTTTAGGAGCTTTAATGCAAAATATCCAAACAGTGTAAATCATTTAATAAATTAAGATGTTATATCCCCAATGTTTATATCAGATTATATTATAATTTAGATTATATGGAAAATACAATAGCCCGGCATTCTTCTGAAACGAACTTTTCAAATTCTCAAGAATCAACTGAAGATGATGTTCAATCATTAAAAGAAAAACTAAGACAACTGGAAGAACAGAATGATCAAATCCAGAAAAGACTGCTTGATGCCGCAGTAGCCAACAGCAATTATCTCCAGACAATACAGAAACTCAAAGAGCAGAATCAACAGTTGAAAGAACCTCCGTTATTTATTGCTTCGGTAATGGAAATTGTGGACAATCTGGCT includes:
- a CDS encoding circadian clock protein KaiC, which encodes MEGSEFNSTDLIDRAPTGVEGFDELCGGGLKRDFTYLLSGTSGAGKTILALQFLYNGITKYGENGIFVATEERPEHIRANGLEFGWDLKTLEDEGKLAIIDAASTKIGIPSQEKYVDVRPFDMRSMMDQIIMIQEEIGAKRAVVDTTTSIGFYLQDPAKIRIELLKLAATLEILGLTSLMTCEIVDDNHPSRFGVENFVTEGTIALYYKRVENVRVRSMEIYKMRGSDHSKKIHPYDITNEGIVVHPHEEVYTVLGQLK